From Prevotella melaninogenica, the proteins below share one genomic window:
- a CDS encoding phosphatase PAP2 family protein: MKRFKELFFIPILFVCLCCQAKASAVLQDSIQLADSIKTVDSLSLVADTGLVPSIKCVPAEGEDKSCNTCKPHFDRIIYTCAPLIINGLIMKGQSRQFRGLRNDYIPRFDRSLDNYTQYLPAAVMLGLKVSGMKGRSSWGRMLASDAMSVALMAGIVNSLKYSAQVERPDGTDLRSFPSGHTATAFMTATMLNKEYGYRSPWIGVGAYTVAAATGLMRMANNKHWLSDVLTGAGIGIVATELGYYFTDLIFKNHGLRKADVEEKFDKLQKPSYVGLDFLINEPLGTYLNEKGSKVKVSRGCTSAVEGAYFFNPYIGVGGRFSVTRTSVIVDNVKAEDNVFDTWKLGGGAYFSYPLSERWLLGSKLLVVSVFYPDIKLTDDLIDSHHGVGFGTGLSLTFRVRQHYNVRFLMDYNLLPYRVSGVRTCFHSLGLGSSFVISF; the protein is encoded by the coding sequence ATGAAACGTTTTAAGGAGTTATTTTTTATACCGATACTATTCGTATGTCTTTGTTGTCAGGCAAAGGCATCTGCTGTATTGCAAGATAGCATACAGCTTGCGGACTCAATAAAAACGGTTGATAGTTTAAGCCTTGTTGCTGACACAGGTTTAGTTCCCTCTATAAAATGTGTTCCTGCGGAGGGAGAGGATAAGTCTTGTAACACTTGTAAACCGCATTTTGATAGGATTATATATACTTGTGCACCACTTATTATAAACGGTCTTATCATGAAAGGGCAGAGTAGGCAATTTCGTGGTTTGCGAAATGACTATATACCAAGATTTGATAGGAGTTTAGATAACTACACGCAGTATCTCCCTGCTGCCGTTATGCTTGGCTTAAAGGTTAGTGGCATGAAAGGTAGAAGTAGCTGGGGGCGTATGCTTGCCTCTGATGCTATGTCGGTAGCGTTGATGGCAGGTATTGTTAATTCGTTAAAATATTCTGCTCAAGTAGAGCGTCCAGATGGCACGGACCTACGATCTTTTCCTTCTGGGCACACAGCGACGGCCTTTATGACTGCTACCATGCTGAATAAGGAGTATGGGTATCGGAGTCCGTGGATAGGTGTCGGTGCTTACACAGTGGCAGCTGCGACAGGTTTAATGCGTATGGCAAACAATAAGCATTGGCTGAGCGATGTACTGACAGGGGCAGGCATAGGTATTGTGGCTACAGAGTTGGGCTATTATTTTACGGATTTGATATTTAAGAATCATGGGTTAAGAAAGGCTGATGTAGAGGAAAAGTTTGATAAGCTGCAGAAGCCGTCATACGTTGGTCTTGATTTTCTTATTAATGAGCCGTTAGGTACGTATCTCAATGAGAAAGGCTCAAAGGTTAAGGTGTCGCGTGGATGTACCTCAGCTGTTGAGGGAGCCTACTTCTTTAATCCCTATATTGGTGTTGGTGGGCGGTTCTCTGTGACGCGTACGTCAGTCATCGTAGACAATGTCAAGGCCGAAGATAATGTCTTCGATACGTGGAAGTTAGGTGGAGGTGCTTATTTCTCTTATCCGTTATCAGAGCGTTGGCTTCTCGGTAGTAAACTCTTGGTTGTATCTGTGTTTTATCCCGACATAAAGTTAACGGACGATTTGATTGATTCTCATCATGGAGTAGGTTTTGGAACAGGGCTTTCACTGACCTTCAGAGTTCGTCAGCATTATAATGTTCGTTTCCTTATGGACTATAATCTCTTACCTTATCGTGTGTCAGGAGTGCGCACTTGTTTTCATTCTTTAGGATTAGGCTCCTCTTTTGTCATTAGTTTTTAA
- a CDS encoding SusC/RagA family TonB-linked outer membrane protein, whose product MRKKLLMCFAMLFMCVCTALAQTKISGTVVSADDNEPVIGATIMVVGTKSGAVTDVDGKFSLTTDVANPQITVGYIGMASQTLKGTTDMKVVLKSSTQTLNEVVVTGLTRTDRRLFTGATDKVDAEKARLSGVADISRSLEGQAAGVSVQNVSGTFGTSPKIRIRGATSIYGSSKPLWVVDGVIMEDAANVGADDLASGNPETLISSAIAGLNADDIESFQILKDGSATSIYGARAMAGVIVVTTKKGKQGQAHISYTGEFTSRLVPSYSNFDILDSKEQMGIYRELADKGWLNFSDVLNGSEYGVYGKMYELINKYNANTGQFALENTTEARNRYLQRAEFRNTNWFKELFSSNIMQSHSISLSGGTQKSNYYASFSALLDPGWYKQSNVNRYTLNVNLTQHLSDKLSLNLIGGAAYRKQRAPGTLGQDVDVVGGEVKRDFDINPYSYASNTSRVLDPSATYVANYAPFNIFNELNNNYIDLNTLDARFQLELKYKPVKGLELSVLGAFKYMASTQEHFVKDNSNQALAYRAMSNGIIRDANKYLYKDPNNPYVLPMTVLPYGGLYHKGDNRMSDYDIRATANYSHTFAEKHIMNLFGGMELKSIERQRNVFEGAGLRYDAGMVPFYIYQYFKRALESGNTYYTINPTNSRSVAFYGNTTYSYQGRYVFNGTLRYEGSNQMGRNSSARWMPTWNVSGAWNVHEENWFNKLSPLNKLTLRASYSLTGTPPDASYSNSTAIITASTPFRLFAEDQEPQLELSELANSTLTYEKKNELNLGFDASLWNNRLGVTFDYYTRRNFDEIGPMVTAGLGGEIIRAANVAEMNSNGLELSISSVNIKKKNFSWTTSFIYSYATTEITKLFNQGNVMSLVSGNGFAKKGYPARALFSIPFMGLNSEGMPMVLNEKGQVTTDDINFQERTKTDFLKYEGPTDPTHTGSVGNMFSYHGFRLNVFFTYAFGNVVRLDPKFRARYNDLVSMTNAFKNRWMAAGEEAETNVPGILSKSQYMANTNVRLGYNAYNYSDARIAKGDFIRLKEISLGYDFPAQMFQNSMIKNASLKLQATNLFLLYADKRLNGQDPEFYNVGGVASPMPKQFTLTVKLGL is encoded by the coding sequence ATGAGAAAAAAGTTACTTATGTGTTTTGCCATGCTCTTTATGTGCGTTTGCACGGCATTGGCACAAACTAAAATCTCGGGTACCGTAGTGTCGGCCGACGATAACGAGCCTGTTATCGGTGCTACCATTATGGTCGTGGGCACCAAGTCGGGTGCAGTGACCGATGTTGATGGTAAGTTTTCGCTTACCACTGACGTTGCTAATCCTCAGATCACTGTGGGCTACATCGGTATGGCATCGCAGACGCTGAAGGGTACTACCGACATGAAGGTGGTGCTAAAGTCAAGCACTCAGACACTGAACGAGGTTGTTGTGACGGGTCTTACCCGCACTGACCGTCGTTTGTTTACGGGTGCTACCGACAAGGTTGATGCTGAGAAGGCACGCCTGAGTGGTGTGGCAGATATCAGTCGTTCGCTTGAAGGTCAGGCAGCGGGTGTGTCTGTTCAGAACGTCAGCGGAACCTTCGGTACGTCACCAAAGATTCGTATTCGTGGTGCCACCTCTATCTATGGTAGCAGTAAGCCACTGTGGGTTGTGGATGGTGTCATCATGGAAGATGCTGCCAATGTGGGTGCAGACGACTTGGCATCAGGTAATCCTGAGACCCTTATCTCTTCAGCAATAGCAGGTCTTAATGCCGATGATATCGAGAGTTTTCAGATTTTGAAGGACGGTTCGGCAACCTCTATCTATGGTGCGCGTGCGATGGCGGGTGTGATTGTTGTTACTACCAAGAAAGGTAAGCAGGGACAGGCACACATCAGCTATACCGGTGAGTTCACCTCTCGCCTCGTTCCCTCTTATAGCAACTTCGACATTCTCGACTCAAAGGAGCAGATGGGTATTTATAGAGAGTTGGCAGACAAGGGCTGGTTGAATTTCTCTGACGTGCTTAATGGTAGCGAGTATGGTGTGTATGGTAAGATGTACGAGTTGATAAACAAGTACAATGCGAACACTGGTCAGTTTGCTTTGGAGAACACCACAGAGGCTCGCAACCGCTATCTCCAGCGTGCAGAGTTCCGCAATACCAACTGGTTTAAGGAGTTGTTCTCATCTAATATTATGCAGAGCCACTCTATCAGTTTGAGCGGTGGTACACAGAAGTCAAACTACTATGCATCGTTCAGTGCATTGTTAGACCCGGGATGGTATAAGCAGAGCAACGTAAATCGTTATACGCTCAATGTGAATCTCACACAGCATTTGTCAGACAAGCTGTCGTTGAACCTCATAGGTGGTGCGGCTTATCGTAAGCAGCGTGCACCAGGAACCTTGGGACAGGACGTCGACGTCGTAGGTGGTGAGGTGAAGCGTGACTTCGATATCAACCCATATTCCTACGCAAGTAACACCTCACGTGTACTTGATCCGTCAGCAACCTACGTAGCGAATTATGCACCATTCAACATCTTCAATGAGTTGAATAACAACTATATCGACCTCAACACCCTCGATGCCCGTTTCCAATTGGAATTGAAGTACAAGCCTGTCAAGGGTCTGGAACTGTCAGTCTTGGGTGCGTTCAAGTATATGGCTTCAACACAGGAGCATTTTGTGAAGGACAATTCTAATCAGGCATTGGCTTATCGTGCGATGTCAAACGGAATTATCCGCGATGCTAACAAGTATCTTTATAAGGACCCTAATAACCCTTACGTGTTGCCAATGACCGTGTTGCCATATGGTGGTTTGTATCATAAGGGTGACAACCGCATGAGCGATTATGACATTCGTGCAACCGCTAACTATAGCCACACCTTTGCCGAGAAGCATATCATGAACCTCTTTGGTGGTATGGAGTTGAAGAGTATTGAACGTCAGCGCAATGTCTTCGAGGGAGCTGGTTTGCGTTATGATGCTGGTATGGTTCCATTCTATATCTATCAGTATTTCAAGCGTGCATTGGAGTCGGGCAATACCTATTATACTATTAACCCAACCAACTCACGCAGTGTAGCCTTCTATGGTAACACTACATACAGCTATCAGGGCCGTTACGTATTCAATGGTACACTTCGTTATGAGGGATCAAACCAGATGGGTCGTAACTCAAGCGCACGCTGGATGCCAACATGGAACGTGTCTGGTGCATGGAACGTACATGAGGAGAACTGGTTTAATAAGCTCTCTCCATTGAACAAACTTACCCTGCGTGCCTCTTACAGTCTTACAGGTACACCTCCAGATGCGTCTTATAGCAACTCAACCGCTATCATCACCGCTTCAACTCCTTTCCGTCTCTTTGCAGAAGATCAGGAGCCACAGCTTGAACTTAGCGAGTTGGCAAACTCAACACTTACCTATGAGAAGAAGAACGAGTTGAACCTTGGTTTCGATGCTTCATTGTGGAACAACCGCTTAGGTGTTACCTTCGACTATTATACACGTAGAAACTTCGACGAAATTGGTCCGATGGTAACAGCTGGTTTGGGTGGTGAGATTATTCGTGCAGCCAACGTTGCCGAGATGAATTCTAATGGTCTTGAGTTGAGTATCTCTTCTGTTAACATCAAGAAGAAGAACTTCTCTTGGACAACCAGCTTCATCTATTCTTATGCAACAACCGAGATTACAAAGCTCTTCAACCAAGGAAACGTGATGAGTTTAGTAAGCGGTAATGGTTTTGCCAAGAAGGGTTATCCTGCTCGTGCCTTGTTCTCAATCCCATTCATGGGCTTGAATAGCGAGGGTATGCCAATGGTTCTCAATGAGAAGGGACAGGTGACAACCGACGATATCAACTTCCAAGAGCGTACAAAGACCGACTTCTTGAAGTATGAAGGTCCAACTGATCCAACCCATACAGGTTCTGTGGGCAATATGTTCAGCTATCATGGTTTCCGTCTGAATGTATTCTTCACTTATGCCTTCGGTAACGTAGTACGCCTTGATCCTAAGTTCCGCGCACGTTATAACGATCTCGTTTCAATGACCAATGCGTTCAAGAACCGTTGGATGGCAGCAGGTGAAGAGGCTGAGACCAATGTTCCCGGTATTCTTTCTAAGAGCCAATACATGGCAAACACCAATGTTCGCTTGGGCTACAACGCCTATAACTACAGCGATGCACGTATTGCAAAGGGCGACTTCATCCGCCTCAAGGAGATTTCTTTGGGCTATGACTTCCCTGCACAGATGTTCCAAAACAGTATGATTAAGAATGCATCGTTGAAGCTTCAAGCTACCAACCTCTTCCTGCTCTATGCTGACAAGCGACTCAATGGTCAGGACCCAGAGTTCTATAACGTGGGTGGTGTTGCTTCGCCAATGCCAAAACAATTTACGCTAACAGTAAAACTTGGACTTTAA
- a CDS encoding zinc-binding metallopeptidase, translating into MKKYLYLVTIALVSCCAVLSSCSDDKISGDSIFSTKAVERNAFDQWLYKNYTMPYNIDFQYRLKTEETEQAYNFVPADSAKTVKLAILTKYMWFDAYAETVGLDFIKENAPRIILVTGTPGYTRYRTEVIGSAEGGYKVRLGKVNALTDEQLKDYGSMNNYYFHTMHHEFMHILNQKKPYDESYDNISRSDYVSGNWTSIPDKKAQSMGFVSAYSMENPAEDIAELYSIYVTSTPEDWATIMKNAGNKGGTIINKKLKIIREYMSNSWNVDIELLRNAILRRGGKIGTLDLNTLE; encoded by the coding sequence ATGAAAAAGTATTTATATTTGGTTACAATCGCTCTTGTCAGCTGTTGCGCAGTCTTGTCTTCATGTAGTGATGACAAGATAAGCGGTGACTCTATCTTCTCAACGAAGGCTGTGGAGCGTAATGCCTTCGACCAGTGGTTGTACAAGAACTACACCATGCCTTATAATATAGACTTCCAGTATCGTCTGAAGACAGAGGAGACCGAGCAGGCTTACAACTTCGTTCCTGCCGACTCTGCAAAGACGGTGAAGTTAGCGATCCTCACAAAGTATATGTGGTTTGATGCTTATGCAGAGACCGTCGGACTTGACTTCATCAAGGAGAATGCCCCACGTATCATCTTAGTGACAGGTACTCCGGGTTACACACGTTATCGTACGGAGGTAATAGGTAGTGCTGAGGGTGGTTATAAGGTTAGATTAGGTAAGGTGAATGCACTTACAGATGAGCAGTTGAAGGATTATGGTAGTATGAATAACTACTATTTCCACACAATGCACCATGAGTTCATGCACATTCTTAATCAGAAGAAGCCTTACGATGAGTCGTATGATAATATCTCACGCTCTGACTACGTAAGTGGTAACTGGACTTCTATCCCTGACAAGAAGGCGCAGAGCATGGGCTTCGTTTCGGCTTACTCTATGGAGAATCCTGCTGAGGATATCGCCGAACTTTACTCTATCTACGTGACCAGTACGCCAGAGGATTGGGCTACAATCATGAAGAATGCGGGTAACAAGGGCGGTACGATTATCAACAAAAAGCTGAAGATAATTCGCGAGTACATGAGCAATTCGTGGAATGTTGACATCGAACTGCTGCGCAATGCAATCCTCAGAAGAGGTGGAAAGATTGGTACACTCGACCTGAACACACTGGAATAA
- a CDS encoding TonB-dependent receptor domain-containing protein, whose translation MYAQQWQLKGRLVEKVDRTTPLDAAEILVSPLGGDVTSSSLSDEEGRFALSLSSGKYVFRYRQLGDILKTDTLDVQADTDLGDIPLEIKKYTMKEVTVTSQRRMLSQKAGKLVYLVQNSPFAQGFSTRDLLHNIPRIDPTSEEIKIIGKSNVLVLVDGHRVNLEGKDLDMYLRTLPSENISKIELITNPSARFDAAGNSGVLNIILKSKPVGFDGKIHTLLTQRTHFAAEEGADLSFSSGNFSVEYKVDNSNEKRPQKMKSSYIYPTYTRVTNDYTLNRYDILSQNLNSSYQIGHVKIGFFSTLNRSRNKGFHKGEMNFSDGSYPSNTYSEQTHDKYRLETISPYVEWKLDSIGKKLTLNYNYIHLSDDVNQVYDSGSAHPFSSSWDNYSNVVNTLSADLNLPFTWLNFEVGGKYSHFRTNNISDYGGSNGFLFKETITALYADVHRNFGPFYAKAGLRYEHTSNNGITLGGLTVSNKYHHWFPFAEFSYNPSDDHSFSLGYSKRINRPSMNNMDPTKVYRDTYSYSEGNDRLVPSIMDNLEFNYVFKGNLNVDLYYYHTSDAIQSLIQVVDDLYTKYYPKNCLTINTYGGDVSYNFSWGKFNLYTSASMYYLKAKSMAEELDDSDLKSLNTTLSANLSYRYKAMTIFANYYHVFPGVEESFHTGNIDCLGLGCKINLLKNKLLLNVLAQDIFGGTKAHNRVAYNDYMFRNNIDNDNTSLRVGLTYNFGKHKAKRTDVNINNSEMNRLPDIKK comes from the coding sequence ATGTATGCCCAGCAATGGCAGCTGAAGGGGAGGTTGGTGGAGAAGGTAGACAGGACTACTCCTTTGGATGCCGCTGAGATATTAGTAAGCCCTCTTGGCGGGGATGTCACTTCCAGCAGCTTATCGGATGAAGAAGGCAGGTTTGCTCTTTCGCTTTCTTCGGGCAAGTATGTGTTCAGATACCGACAGTTGGGCGATATTCTTAAGACCGACACCCTCGATGTGCAAGCCGACACCGATTTGGGTGATATTCCTTTAGAAATAAAGAAATACACAATGAAGGAGGTTACGGTTACCTCTCAGCGCAGAATGCTTAGTCAGAAAGCCGGAAAACTTGTATATTTAGTTCAGAACAGTCCTTTTGCCCAGGGGTTCAGTACACGCGATTTACTTCATAATATCCCTCGCATAGACCCGACAAGCGAGGAGATAAAGATAATAGGAAAGAGCAATGTTCTTGTATTGGTGGACGGACACAGGGTTAATTTGGAGGGAAAGGATTTGGATATGTATTTGCGTACGTTACCCTCTGAGAACATTAGTAAAATAGAACTCATTACAAATCCTTCTGCCAGATTTGATGCTGCGGGTAACAGCGGAGTGCTGAACATTATCCTAAAAAGCAAGCCGGTAGGTTTTGATGGAAAAATTCACACCTTGCTGACACAACGCACTCATTTTGCAGCCGAGGAGGGAGCTGACTTGTCGTTCTCATCAGGTAATTTTTCGGTAGAGTACAAAGTCGACAACTCCAACGAAAAACGCCCTCAGAAGATGAAAAGCTCTTACATCTATCCGACATACACACGTGTTACGAACGATTATACTCTTAACCGCTATGACATATTGAGCCAGAATCTTAATAGCAGCTATCAAATAGGGCATGTAAAAATAGGATTCTTTTCCACTCTCAATCGTTCTCGTAATAAGGGCTTTCACAAGGGCGAAATGAACTTCAGTGATGGTTCTTATCCGTCGAACACCTATTCGGAGCAGACTCACGACAAGTATCGTTTGGAAACGATTTCCCCTTATGTGGAATGGAAGCTGGACAGCATAGGTAAGAAGCTAACGCTGAATTATAATTACATTCATTTAAGCGATGATGTCAACCAGGTGTACGATTCTGGCTCGGCTCACCCCTTTTCGAGCAGTTGGGACAATTACAGCAATGTGGTGAATACTCTCAGCGCAGACTTAAACCTTCCCTTTACGTGGCTGAACTTTGAGGTGGGTGGCAAGTACTCCCATTTCAGAACGAACAACATTTCGGATTACGGAGGCAGCAATGGTTTCTTGTTCAAAGAAACAATAACGGCCCTCTATGCAGATGTTCACCGGAACTTTGGTCCTTTTTATGCCAAGGCAGGGTTGCGCTATGAGCATACAAGCAATAATGGGATAACGCTTGGCGGTTTAACCGTTTCCAATAAATATCATCATTGGTTTCCGTTCGCAGAGTTTTCCTATAATCCTTCCGACGACCATTCCTTCTCTTTAGGATATAGCAAGCGAATCAACCGGCCAAGTATGAACAATATGGATCCGACAAAGGTTTATCGCGACACTTATTCTTACTCGGAAGGAAACGACAGGCTTGTTCCGTCCATCATGGATAATTTAGAGTTTAACTATGTCTTTAAGGGAAACCTTAATGTAGATTTGTACTACTATCACACTTCTGACGCCATACAGAGCCTGATACAAGTGGTTGATGATTTATATACCAAGTACTATCCCAAGAACTGCCTAACCATAAACACCTACGGCGGAGATGTTAGTTATAATTTCTCGTGGGGTAAATTCAACTTGTATACAAGTGCTTCTATGTACTATCTGAAGGCCAAGTCTATGGCAGAAGAACTGGATGATTCGGATTTGAAGAGCTTGAACACGACTCTCTCTGCAAATCTTAGTTATCGCTACAAGGCTATGACCATTTTTGCAAATTATTATCATGTATTTCCGGGAGTGGAAGAATCTTTTCATACTGGGAATATCGATTGCTTAGGTTTGGGCTGCAAAATCAATCTCCTAAAGAATAAGCTCTTGCTGAATGTTCTGGCGCAGGATATCTTTGGAGGTACCAAAGCTCATAACCGAGTGGCATACAACGATTATATGTTCAGAAATAACATAGATAATGACAATACTTCGTTACGTGTAGGGTTAACGTATAATTTTGGAAAGCATAAAGCCAAACGAACGGATGTAAATATCAATAACAGCGAAATGAATCGCCTGCCGGATATTAAGAAATAA
- a CDS encoding RagB/SusD family nutrient uptake outer membrane protein, with amino-acid sequence MKVKKYIIYLPVAAISLALTSCNDFLNKYPDSRMDLKNPTEVSQLLVSAYPQAHPAYLTEMYSDNTDEQLHSTWSAFDRFQEQAYQWKDIDDVSNTETPYQLWSAHYAAISACNEAIEYIEHTVKDAQSEEDYRAQLGEALLCRAFSMFQLSTVFCQAYDKTTAANQLGLPYPTEPEKVVGRLIERGTLAELYQKIEADMLKGIALVGTKYAKPKFHFTKQATYAFATRFYLYAQKYDKAVKYANMVLGDQPADILRNWAEWNRLGPSGNVQPNAFVNASNNANIMLLPVPSQWGVISIPIQAGSKYAHGELISKNETLQAPGPWGDSGSTLNYTVLYNNGVSKYCLRKIPYVPKVIDATAEIGVPYGEYAVFSTDITLLERAEAYALLGQYDKALKDINTELTVFSKNRKQLTLADIQDFYGSMAYYTPTKPTPKKKLNPLFTVEATTQEPLLQCLLQLKRLVTIHEGFRLQDVKRYGITMYRRKVDVQSNVTAVTDSMKVGDPRLAIQLPQDVITAGVKPNPRNN; translated from the coding sequence ATGAAAGTCAAAAAATATATTATATACTTACCAGTGGCTGCGATTTCGCTTGCACTTACATCGTGTAACGATTTCCTTAACAAGTATCCAGACAGCCGCATGGACCTCAAGAACCCTACGGAGGTGAGCCAGTTGTTGGTAAGCGCTTATCCACAAGCACACCCAGCTTACCTCACTGAGATGTATTCGGACAATACTGACGAGCAACTGCATAGTACATGGAGTGCGTTCGACCGTTTCCAAGAGCAGGCCTATCAGTGGAAAGATATTGACGACGTAAGCAATACGGAGACGCCTTATCAGCTTTGGTCAGCGCATTATGCGGCTATCTCAGCTTGTAATGAGGCAATTGAATACATTGAGCATACTGTCAAGGATGCGCAGTCAGAGGAAGACTATCGTGCACAGTTGGGCGAAGCTTTGCTCTGCAGAGCGTTCTCAATGTTCCAGTTGTCAACCGTCTTCTGTCAGGCTTACGACAAGACTACGGCTGCTAACCAGTTAGGTTTGCCTTATCCAACAGAGCCAGAGAAGGTTGTTGGTCGACTGATAGAGCGTGGTACGCTTGCTGAACTTTATCAGAAGATTGAGGCAGATATGCTGAAAGGTATCGCTCTTGTCGGTACAAAGTATGCGAAGCCAAAGTTCCACTTCACCAAGCAGGCAACTTACGCTTTCGCAACGCGCTTCTATCTCTATGCACAGAAGTATGATAAGGCGGTGAAGTATGCTAACATGGTATTGGGCGATCAGCCAGCAGACATCCTCCGCAACTGGGCAGAATGGAACCGCTTGGGTCCAAGTGGTAACGTACAGCCAAACGCCTTTGTGAATGCAAGCAACAATGCGAACATCATGTTGTTGCCAGTTCCTTCACAGTGGGGAGTTATCAGTATTCCTATTCAGGCTGGTAGCAAGTATGCGCATGGCGAATTGATTAGCAAGAACGAAACCTTGCAGGCACCGGGTCCATGGGGTGACAGTGGTTCAACTTTGAACTATACCGTTTTATATAATAACGGTGTGTCAAAGTATTGCTTGCGTAAAATCCCTTACGTTCCTAAGGTCATCGACGCAACTGCTGAGATTGGAGTACCTTACGGTGAGTATGCTGTGTTCAGCACAGACATTACCTTGCTTGAGCGTGCTGAGGCTTATGCCCTCTTAGGTCAGTATGACAAGGCGTTGAAGGATATCAACACCGAGTTGACTGTCTTCTCAAAGAATAGAAAGCAACTCACACTTGCAGACATTCAAGACTTCTATGGTTCAATGGCTTATTACACACCAACAAAGCCAACACCAAAGAAGAAACTCAATCCATTGTTCACTGTTGAGGCTACCACACAGGAACCTCTCTTGCAGTGTCTCTTACAGTTGAAGCGATTAGTTACCATCCACGAGGGTTTCCGTCTGCAGGATGTTAAGCGTTATGGTATCACAATGTATCGTAGAAAGGTTGATGTGCAGTCAAACGTTACTGCCGTAACCGACTCTATGAAGGTTGGCGACCCACGCTTGGCTATTCAGTTGCCACAGGACGTCATCACAGCGGGTGTGAAACCTAATCCACGTAATAATTAA